In one window of Prosthecobacter fusiformis DNA:
- the cheB gene encoding chemotaxis-specific protein-glutamate methyltransferase CheB, whose protein sequence is MKKVSVMIVEDSQVVSEFLHHIINRDPRLQVIASVRSGEEALKTLANTRPDIISLDIRLPGMNGLEVTQRIMNEFPTPIVVVSSDVEDDELKISMNALRAGALSVVQKPVGLRHADYERLSSELCTKLAIMSEVRVIRQRYRTYIPKPEVVPARQRSTLPAEKCPCPRVLGMVASTGGPNAIVQVLNSLPADFPAPILLVQHITPGFVRGFVTWLGGVVPGLKVVEAQHCMPLQAGTVYVAPADVHMAYAEPFQIQLLNTPPVNTQKPSGTVLLKSLTPLGTGAAAVLLTGMGEDGALGMRDMHQAGAYTIAQDEATSVVYGMPAAAVKLGAATATLPLEEIGARLALLFNPPSASS, encoded by the coding sequence ATGAAAAAAGTTTCAGTCATGATTGTGGAGGACTCCCAGGTAGTGAGCGAGTTCCTGCATCACATCATCAACCGTGATCCACGGTTGCAGGTCATTGCAAGTGTCCGAAGCGGTGAAGAGGCGCTGAAAACCCTGGCCAATACCCGGCCGGACATCATCTCCCTGGACATCCGGCTGCCAGGAATGAACGGACTGGAAGTGACACAACGCATCATGAACGAATTCCCCACCCCCATCGTGGTGGTGTCGTCTGATGTTGAGGATGATGAATTAAAGATCTCGATGAATGCCCTCCGGGCAGGTGCACTTTCTGTGGTGCAAAAGCCGGTGGGTCTGCGCCACGCAGATTATGAAAGGCTGTCTTCGGAACTGTGTACGAAGCTGGCGATCATGAGCGAGGTGAGGGTGATCCGGCAGCGTTACCGGACGTATATCCCGAAGCCCGAAGTCGTGCCTGCCCGGCAGCGGTCCACGCTGCCAGCAGAGAAATGTCCGTGCCCGCGGGTATTGGGCATGGTGGCGTCCACAGGCGGACCCAATGCCATCGTACAAGTGCTCAATTCACTGCCTGCGGATTTCCCCGCACCCATCCTTTTAGTCCAGCATATCACACCCGGATTTGTGCGTGGGTTTGTGACCTGGCTCGGCGGTGTGGTGCCAGGCCTCAAAGTGGTGGAGGCGCAGCACTGTATGCCTTTGCAGGCAGGGACCGTCTATGTGGCACCGGCGGATGTGCACATGGCCTATGCGGAACCTTTCCAAATCCAATTGCTCAACACGCCTCCGGTGAATACCCAGAAGCCATCAGGAACGGTGCTGTTAAAGTCGCTGACTCCTCTCGGCACAGGGGCTGCGGCGGTCTTGCTCACGGGTATGGGAGAGGACGGAGCCCTGGGGATGCGTGACATGCACCAAGCGGGGGCATATACCATCGCCCAAGATGAAGCGACTTCCGTCGTCTATGGAATGCCGGCGGCGGCGGTGAAACTGGGGGCGGCAACAGCCACCCTACCCCTGGAAGAAATCGGCGCACGCCTGGCCCTGCTCTTTAACCCACCCTCAGCGAGCTCATGA